In uncultured Flavobacterium sp., a genomic segment contains:
- a CDS encoding YceI family protein, translating to MKKTTLFILLFTAYSVVIAQEKFFTNTGTVNFEASVPFFEEVKAVNRQVAILLEPRTSTFVCTVIIKDFRFKLDLMQEHFNENYLESHRYPKAVFKGKIQQFDLKDVTEIEKEYQVKGKLIMHGKTKEFIVNALIKKVGDGIQIISDFPILMSDFNIQIPTRIADKVSQTVNTELIGVVKTSESMLLTLK from the coding sequence ATGAAAAAAACTACTTTATTTATTTTGCTATTTACCGCTTATTCCGTTGTTATTGCGCAGGAAAAATTCTTTACTAATACAGGAACAGTAAATTTTGAAGCATCTGTTCCGTTTTTTGAAGAAGTAAAAGCTGTAAACAGACAGGTTGCAATTCTTTTAGAACCTAGAACAAGTACATTTGTATGTACCGTTATTATCAAAGATTTTCGTTTTAAATTAGACCTGATGCAGGAACATTTTAATGAAAATTATTTGGAAAGCCATCGATATCCTAAAGCCGTTTTTAAAGGTAAAATTCAACAATTTGATTTAAAGGATGTAACCGAAATTGAAAAGGAATATCAAGTAAAAGGAAAGCTTATAATGCATGGAAAAACTAAGGAATTCATCGTAAATGCTTTGATCAAAAAAGTAGGCGATGGAATTCAAATTATATCTGATTTTCCTATTTTGATGTCTGATTTCAATATTCAAATTCCAACCAGAATAGCCGATAAAGTTTCGCAAACCGTAAATACAGAATTAATTGGGGTTGTAAAAACAAGCGAGTCAATGCTTTTGACTTTAAAATAA
- a CDS encoding VOC family protein, whose product MVKFGYTILYVEDVEKSIVFYENAFGFSRKFIAPGNDYGELNTGETTISFASKTLAKENLKEGFLESKIEEKPFAIELGFITDNVEELVKKTISFGAILVTEPKQKPWGQIVAYVRDLDGFLIEICTEVQA is encoded by the coding sequence ATGGTAAAGTTTGGATATACAATTCTATATGTAGAAGATGTAGAAAAATCAATTGTATTTTATGAAAATGCATTTGGCTTTTCAAGAAAATTTATTGCACCGGGAAACGATTATGGAGAATTAAATACTGGAGAAACAACAATTTCGTTTGCATCAAAAACATTAGCCAAAGAAAATTTAAAAGAAGGTTTCCTGGAAAGTAAAATTGAAGAGAAACCTTTTGCGATAGAATTAGGTTTTATAACCGATAATGTTGAAGAATTGGTAAAAAAAACAATTTCTTTTGGCGCAATCTTAGTAACAGAACCAAAGCAAAAACCATGGGGACAAATTGTGGCTTATGTGCGCGATTTAGATGGTTTTTTAATTGAGATTTGTACAGAGGTTCAGGCGTAA
- a CDS encoding acyl-CoA thioesterase has product MTADFKPVSSSKISISELMLPSHTNFSGKIHGGYILQLLDQIAFASASKFSGNYCVTASVDTVNFLKPIEVGELVTMKASVNYVGRSSMVVGIRVEAENIQTGAIKHCNSSYFTMVAKDKDGKSVQVPGLILSNLEEVRRFRKAIKHIEVRKEVDEHEKVANINSIEDLASLDKYNVLLEIS; this is encoded by the coding sequence ATGACCGCAGATTTTAAACCCGTTTCCTCATCAAAAATTAGTATTTCAGAATTAATGTTGCCGTCGCACACTAACTTTAGCGGTAAAATTCACGGAGGATATATTTTACAATTATTAGATCAGATTGCCTTTGCTTCGGCCTCAAAGTTTAGCGGCAATTATTGTGTTACGGCTTCGGTTGACACTGTAAATTTCTTAAAACCTATTGAAGTTGGAGAACTGGTTACCATGAAAGCTTCTGTAAATTATGTGGGAAGAAGTTCTATGGTTGTTGGTATTCGTGTAGAAGCCGAGAATATTCAAACTGGAGCCATTAAACATTGTAACTCGTCTTATTTTACAATGGTTGCCAAGGACAAAGACGGAAAAAGCGTGCAGGTTCCCGGATTAATTTTGTCTAATCTGGAAGAAGTTAGACGTTTTAGAAAAGCGATTAAACATATTGAAGTTAGAAAAGAAGTAGATGAGCATGAAAAAGTTGCTAATATTAATTCTATCGAAGATTTAGCAAGTTTAGATAAATACAATGTATTGCTGGAAATTAGCTAG
- a CDS encoding 6-phosphogluconate dehydrogenase, whose product MKRILLIIAALFVLIITIYFAFLYYVPYSEGYRSGELIRMSHKGVIMKTWEGELSQGVSGSQIFRFSVLDSDQKVIDQLNALEGQYVKLTYVERYKTFSWWGDSHYFITAVRKETSPFKYK is encoded by the coding sequence ATGAAAAGAATTTTATTAATAATTGCGGCACTTTTTGTACTTATTATTACCATTTATTTTGCATTTCTATACTACGTTCCTTATAGTGAAGGATATCGCTCAGGCGAATTAATCAGAATGAGCCATAAAGGTGTAATAATGAAAACCTGGGAAGGAGAGTTAAGCCAAGGCGTTTCCGGATCGCAAATATTTAGATTTTCAGTATTAGACAGTGATCAAAAAGTAATAGATCAATTGAATGCATTAGAAGGTCAATACGTAAAATTGACTTATGTTGAACGATATAAAACATTTAGCTGGTGGGGAGATTCTCATTATTTCATCACCGCAGTTCGAAAAGAAACTTCCCCATTTAAATACAAATAA
- the rmuC gene encoding DNA recombination protein RmuC, producing the protein MFDFLPLLLAFVTALFVGIYLGKLLFSARAQSEKVSLEERLNANTNQLQLQKEQLENERNNFQKQLQLTNSEKENIRTEKDSLAIQLSKKEVDFENLWERHKEQKNEIAELQEKFTKEFENLANKILEEKSAKFTEQNSENMKSILLPLQDKIQGFEKKVEQTHKESIDYHAALRQQIVGLSEMNAQMSKETLNLTKALKGDSKMQGNWGELVLERVLEKSGLEKGREYEVQQSFTNNEGNRVLPDVVINLPDGKKMIVDSKVSLVAYEKWINEESEILKTDFLKEHVSSIKRHVEQLGSKNYHDLYQIESPDFVLLFIPIEPAFAIALNEDSTLYNKAFDRNIVIVTPTTLLATLRTIDSMWTNQKQQENAFEIARQAGALYDKFEGFVGDLLRIGSKIKDTKTEYENAMNKLVDGRGNLISSVEKLKKMGAKAKKALPENIIARASNSDENQSLN; encoded by the coding sequence ATGTTTGATTTTCTTCCACTTTTACTGGCCTTTGTTACTGCACTATTCGTTGGGATTTACTTGGGAAAATTGTTGTTTTCTGCCAGAGCTCAATCAGAAAAAGTGAGTTTAGAAGAGCGGTTAAACGCAAATACAAATCAATTGCAGTTGCAAAAAGAGCAATTGGAGAACGAAAGAAATAATTTTCAGAAGCAGCTTCAATTAACGAATTCTGAGAAAGAAAATATTCGGACAGAAAAAGACAGTTTAGCGATTCAGCTTTCGAAAAAAGAAGTTGATTTCGAAAACTTATGGGAACGTCATAAAGAACAAAAAAATGAAATCGCAGAGCTTCAGGAAAAATTCACCAAAGAATTTGAAAACCTAGCGAATAAAATTCTCGAAGAAAAATCGGCTAAGTTTACCGAACAAAATAGCGAAAACATGAAAAGCATCTTGCTGCCATTGCAGGATAAAATTCAGGGTTTTGAGAAAAAAGTCGAGCAAACGCACAAAGAAAGTATCGATTATCATGCCGCTTTACGTCAGCAAATTGTGGGTCTAAGTGAAATGAATGCGCAAATGAGCAAGGAAACTTTAAACCTGACAAAAGCCTTAAAAGGAGATAGTAAAATGCAGGGAAATTGGGGCGAACTGGTTCTGGAGCGCGTTTTAGAAAAATCAGGCTTAGAAAAAGGCAGAGAATACGAAGTTCAGCAAAGTTTTACCAATAATGAAGGAAACAGAGTTCTTCCGGATGTTGTAATTAATTTGCCTGACGGTAAAAAAATGATTGTCGATTCTAAAGTTTCTTTGGTTGCATATGAAAAATGGATTAATGAAGAATCAGAAATTCTTAAAACAGATTTTCTAAAAGAACATGTAAGTTCTATTAAAAGGCACGTTGAACAACTCGGAAGTAAAAACTATCATGATTTATACCAAATAGAAAGTCCGGATTTTGTTTTGCTTTTTATTCCAATAGAGCCTGCATTTGCTATAGCTTTAAACGAAGATTCTACTTTATATAATAAAGCATTTGATCGAAATATTGTAATCGTTACGCCAACAACTTTATTGGCAACTTTAAGGACGATTGACAGCATGTGGACGAATCAAAAACAGCAGGAAAATGCTTTTGAAATTGCCAGACAAGCAGGTGCTTTGTATGATAAATTTGAAGGTTTTGTTGGTGATTTATTAAGAATTGGAAGTAAAATAAAAGACACTAAAACCGAATACGAAAATGCCATGAACAAATTAGTCGATGGCAGAGGAAACTTGATTTCGAGTGTCGAAAAATTAAAGAAAATGGGAGCAAAGGCAAAAAAAGCGCTTCCGGAAAATATTATTGCAAGAGCTTCAAATTCAGATGAAAATCAATCTTTAAACTAG
- a CDS encoding protease complex subunit PrcB family protein, producing MMKKLILSLFIAFGFSACSLSNDDNTNVDCGSYTDLSFTGYPLLCNYGLITNPTNPVAIVANSQEKMDQYFKKHDKTCPNSSDPTIDFTKNFLVGIFSGLKSTSGYTIKMTSIIENKCQLVINFYEKAPLPGETISTAATYPSDFILIPKTSKPIVFNKTTESPDNIVIGTFNSKCTGADCQNFFQINDFNILKFQNVVAGGYDFNQYRYIATTKRGDYTALLKTVPSEILSIQGQTKTYGTPDSSDQGGVYFELRQGIKVTKIYIDNNDTNDQGTEIKLFKKAIKDKIASLK from the coding sequence ATGATGAAAAAATTAATACTAAGCTTATTTATAGCTTTTGGATTTAGCGCCTGCTCTCTTAGTAACGATGATAATACGAATGTAGATTGCGGATCTTATACTGACCTTTCATTTACAGGATATCCCCTTTTATGCAACTATGGCCTGATAACTAACCCAACTAATCCGGTAGCAATAGTAGCGAACTCACAGGAGAAAATGGATCAGTATTTTAAAAAACACGATAAAACTTGTCCAAATTCAAGCGATCCAACAATAGATTTTACTAAAAACTTTTTGGTTGGAATTTTCTCGGGATTAAAATCTACAAGTGGTTATACGATAAAAATGACTTCGATCATTGAAAACAAATGTCAACTGGTTATCAATTTTTATGAAAAAGCGCCTTTACCTGGTGAAACAATATCAACTGCAGCAACTTATCCTTCAGATTTTATTTTGATTCCTAAAACTTCTAAGCCTATTGTTTTTAATAAAACTACTGAAAGCCCTGATAATATTGTAATTGGAACTTTTAATAGCAAATGTACCGGAGCTGATTGTCAAAACTTTTTTCAAATAAACGATTTCAATATTCTAAAGTTTCAGAATGTAGTTGCCGGTGGTTATGATTTTAATCAATACAGATACATTGCAACAACTAAAAGAGGTGATTATACAGCACTTTTGAAAACTGTTCCATCTGAAATTTTAAGTATTCAAGGACAAACAAAAACATACGGAACTCCAGATTCATCTGATCAGGGTGGTGTATATTTTGAGCTTCGTCAAGGTATCAAGGTTACTAAAATTTATATTGACAATAACGACACTAACGATCAGGGAACTGAAATTAAACTTTTCAAAAAAGCAATTAAAGATAAAATCGCAAGTTTAAAATAA
- a CDS encoding sigma-70 family RNA polymerase sigma factor, producing the protein MKDDLEKYIKLCLKNDREGQLKIYQLFSPVLYGICLKYMKNEDDAKDVFQEAFVIVFQKIGQYKFEGSFEGWLKRIFINKLIETLNKKKKESFFLDVFDPDTDFVEEEELDAIPIEQEKLLEYIRDLPDQYRTVFNLYVFEKMKHKEIAELLKISEGTSKSNLNRAKHILQKRILSIKNFKIA; encoded by the coding sequence TTGAAAGACGATTTAGAAAAATATATCAAGCTTTGCCTGAAAAATGACAGAGAAGGACAACTGAAAATTTATCAGTTGTTCTCTCCTGTTCTATACGGTATTTGCCTGAAATATATGAAAAACGAAGACGATGCCAAAGATGTATTTCAGGAAGCATTTGTAATTGTTTTTCAGAAAATTGGCCAATATAAATTTGAAGGAAGTTTTGAAGGCTGGCTAAAACGTATTTTCATCAATAAACTGATTGAGACTTTAAATAAAAAGAAAAAAGAGAGTTTCTTTCTGGATGTTTTTGACCCCGATACTGATTTTGTCGAAGAGGAAGAATTAGACGCTATCCCAATAGAACAAGAAAAACTCTTAGAATACATTCGGGATTTACCAGATCAATACAGGACGGTTTTTAACTTGTATGTTTTTGAAAAAATGAAACACAAGGAAATTGCCGAATTATTAAAGATCTCTGAAGGAACATCAAAATCAAATTTAAATAGAGCTAAACACATTTTGCAGAAAAGAATTTTGAGCATAAAAAATTTTAAAATAGCATGA
- a CDS encoding MepB family protein → MIIKNQWANPKSISSDLNLVKELVYDCFDFDCSQPQPVPESAEYSAYQFYLNQKSICYREAKITPIKVGQFVTLWKRNKSGTIEPFNFSDEIDFVIISVRKEDRFGQFIFPKAILLDKGIFSTKTKEGKRATRVYPPWDETTSKQAQKTQQWQLYYFYEITPNADFETFTNLLDS, encoded by the coding sequence ATGATAATTAAAAACCAATGGGCAAACCCAAAATCTATTTCCAGCGATTTGAACTTAGTTAAAGAATTAGTTTATGATTGTTTTGATTTTGACTGCTCTCAACCTCAACCAGTACCTGAAAGTGCTGAGTACAGTGCCTATCAATTTTACCTCAACCAAAAAAGTATTTGTTATCGTGAAGCTAAAATAACTCCGATAAAAGTAGGACAGTTTGTAACTTTATGGAAGCGCAATAAATCCGGAACAATTGAGCCTTTTAATTTTTCTGATGAAATTGATTTTGTAATTATTAGCGTGAGAAAAGAAGATCGTTTTGGGCAATTTATTTTTCCGAAAGCCATTTTATTAGATAAAGGAATTTTCTCTACCAAAACTAAAGAAGGCAAACGAGCTACACGTGTTTACCCGCCCTGGGACGAAACGACCAGCAAACAGGCACAGAAAACGCAGCAATGGCAATTGTATTATTTTTATGAAATAACTCCGAACGCAGATTTTGAAACCTTCACAAATTTGCTTGATTCTTAA
- a CDS encoding choice-of-anchor J domain-containing protein: protein MKNNYAARHLMAFLSFFYCCSGNLFAQTMPAPQALPYSQNFDNLDATSTTYPVGFQGWTVSANANTAVYSTALSGDRPFIKSSNSNNTGGGIHNYDDKIGLLNTTSGDFAIGFAFSSLSNKAIKVEYDAMIIRNLYDGTTNNRVQEMGLQYRIGVSGAFTTLPSTAYSNYSMTLQTTSAVITPLDLKTTRISVTLPADCDNQPIVQIRWIARLISGTSGSRQSFAIDNIDIKSDNTAPVSVAGYPKADNITTTSFDFSDKLDETGKTYYVLLPSGSTTPTVAQVKAGLDATNVAALQAGLLNVTDQSQVYVKNFTGLSVNTPYSVFSVSEDLYGNIQPSVTKVDVTTANVVVPSLSTTVSSLDLGFSEASFNSDIFSYQIQASNLSDNVVVTSSSTNFTLSKDNSTFGSSVTFTAAELAAAQTVYVRFAPNAVGNFSGEIAHESTGATAKIVTLSGIGINPYLQGFNDANVLTNSGWTQSNVTGTVNKWAYTAVTRNVNSGTGAVLMNGYSESGASKDWLISPRLRLNNFNQLPLLSFYTRKFYAGSELKLMVSVDYDGKGNPETATWTAINGNFPTTTGTYVQSQYIDLSAYKTDHTYVAWVYETTASGANNAAEWSLDDIAITNEAGYVASNPVLDFGDVAQNSTSTSQSFIFKAIGYNDITLTAPANYQVSLDNSSFQSSVVVNAADAAAGKTVYVRFVPTVKELSISGKITVAGTSLNKEIGLLKGSSIPKADTFDIVTYNLEFFASDVKGSDGVEFGPTDDALQIDNVAKVMNKLNADVYVVQEVSNDAALDDLIQKLNINGKTFDKTISTSWSYSFNAPEPTFPPQKLVVLYNTQTTTVKNTRVMFKKMYDEVRAGTKTLPDYPGGNGSSFFSSGRLPYMVKIETNIGGIKKEINLIDLHARANSGSDISKYNMRKYDAKVLKDSLDANYPNTNFMILGDFNDDVKASVIAGNPSSYQAIVEDETNYNTLTLEISKAGAYSFLSSNGFLDHIIISNELKDQYIKNSIAVYDPRTDIANYVNTTSDHGPVIARFELKADMLSTIDFGTKNKYAVKAYPNPVTDQLNVVVKTEENKNFKFRLYDLHGHLVGNSVEINGNQNTTVIPVNNLQSGIYIYTLTENNKVIYSDKIIKK from the coding sequence ATGAAGAACAATTACGCTGCTCGCCATTTGATGGCTTTTTTAAGTTTTTTTTATTGCTGCTCTGGGAATCTTTTTGCTCAGACAATGCCTGCACCGCAAGCATTGCCATACTCACAAAATTTTGATAATTTGGATGCAACTTCTACGACTTATCCTGTAGGGTTTCAAGGTTGGACTGTGAGTGCAAACGCAAATACAGCAGTTTATAGTACCGCATTATCTGGTGATAGACCATTTATAAAAAGTAGTAATTCGAATAATACTGGTGGAGGTATTCATAATTATGACGATAAAATCGGGCTTTTGAATACAACCTCTGGAGATTTTGCGATAGGCTTTGCATTTTCAAGTCTTAGTAACAAAGCAATAAAAGTAGAGTATGATGCAATGATAATCCGCAATTTGTATGACGGAACTACTAACAATCGCGTTCAGGAAATGGGATTACAGTATCGTATTGGTGTCAGTGGTGCGTTTACGACTTTACCATCTACTGCTTATTCAAATTATAGTATGACGTTGCAAACTACTTCGGCAGTTATAACGCCTTTAGATTTAAAAACAACAAGAATATCTGTGACATTACCGGCAGATTGTGATAATCAGCCTATAGTTCAAATAAGATGGATCGCCAGATTAATTTCAGGGACATCAGGTTCTCGACAATCTTTTGCAATTGATAATATTGATATTAAAAGTGATAATACTGCGCCTGTAAGTGTGGCAGGATATCCAAAAGCAGATAATATCACAACAACTAGTTTTGATTTTTCTGATAAATTAGACGAAACAGGAAAAACATATTATGTGTTACTACCTTCAGGAAGTACAACACCAACAGTAGCTCAGGTAAAAGCTGGTCTTGATGCTACTAATGTTGCAGCTTTGCAAGCAGGACTTTTAAATGTAACTGATCAATCTCAGGTATATGTGAAAAATTTCACAGGTTTGAGTGTTAATACTCCATATTCGGTTTTCTCTGTTTCTGAAGATCTTTACGGAAACATACAACCGAGCGTTACTAAAGTTGATGTTACAACTGCAAATGTCGTAGTTCCGTCTTTATCAACAACAGTTTCTTCTCTTGATTTAGGATTTTCTGAGGCAAGTTTTAATTCGGATATTTTTAGTTATCAAATTCAGGCTTCAAATCTTTCAGATAATGTTGTAGTGACTTCTTCTTCGACAAATTTTACATTATCTAAAGACAACAGTACTTTTGGATCTTCAGTAACATTTACGGCTGCTGAATTAGCTGCAGCTCAAACTGTTTATGTACGTTTTGCACCAAATGCAGTTGGTAATTTTTCTGGTGAAATCGCACATGAATCAACAGGAGCAACAGCTAAAATTGTTACTTTATCAGGAATAGGAATTAATCCATATCTTCAGGGATTTAACGATGCAAATGTTTTAACAAATAGTGGCTGGACACAATCTAATGTAACCGGAACTGTAAATAAATGGGCGTATACTGCCGTTACACGAAATGTAAATTCAGGAACTGGTGCGGTTTTAATGAATGGATATTCTGAGAGTGGAGCTAGTAAAGACTGGTTAATTTCGCCTAGATTACGTTTGAATAATTTTAATCAATTGCCATTATTATCTTTTTATACTCGTAAGTTTTATGCAGGATCAGAATTAAAGTTAATGGTTTCTGTTGATTATGATGGGAAAGGTAACCCGGAAACGGCAACGTGGACAGCGATAAATGGAAACTTTCCAACAACAACAGGAACTTATGTTCAATCTCAATATATAGATTTAAGCGCTTATAAAACAGATCATACTTATGTTGCCTGGGTTTACGAAACTACAGCGTCAGGAGCTAATAATGCTGCAGAATGGTCATTGGATGATATTGCCATTACTAACGAAGCAGGTTACGTAGCTTCAAACCCCGTTTTAGATTTTGGAGATGTAGCTCAGAATAGTACTTCTACAAGCCAGTCTTTTATTTTTAAAGCAATTGGTTATAATGATATTACACTTACTGCACCGGCAAACTATCAGGTTTCTTTAGATAATAGTAGTTTTCAGTCTAGCGTTGTTGTTAACGCAGCTGATGCAGCTGCAGGGAAAACAGTTTATGTTAGATTTGTACCTACTGTAAAAGAATTAAGTATTTCGGGTAAGATAACTGTAGCAGGAACTTCGTTAAATAAAGAAATAGGTTTACTAAAAGGTTCTTCTATACCTAAAGCAGACACTTTTGATATTGTAACGTATAATTTAGAGTTTTTTGCTTCTGATGTAAAAGGAAGTGACGGAGTTGAATTTGGACCAACAGATGATGCTTTGCAAATCGATAATGTTGCCAAAGTAATGAACAAGCTAAATGCCGATGTATATGTAGTTCAGGAAGTATCTAATGATGCAGCTTTAGATGATTTAATTCAGAAATTAAATATTAACGGAAAAACATTCGATAAAACAATTTCGACATCATGGTCGTATTCATTTAATGCTCCTGAGCCAACTTTTCCACCTCAAAAATTAGTTGTACTTTATAATACACAAACTACTACAGTAAAAAATACACGTGTAATGTTTAAAAAAATGTACGATGAGGTTCGTGCAGGAACAAAAACATTACCTGATTATCCAGGTGGTAACGGATCAAGCTTTTTCTCTTCCGGACGTTTGCCATATATGGTGAAAATAGAAACAAATATTGGCGGGATTAAAAAAGAAATTAATTTGATTGATCTTCATGCACGTGCCAATAGCGGATCTGACATTTCTAAATACAACATGCGTAAATATGATGCGAAAGTATTAAAAGACAGTTTAGATGCTAATTATCCGAATACTAACTTTATGATTTTGGGAGATTTCAATGATGATGTTAAAGCATCTGTTATTGCAGGAAATCCTTCGTCATATCAGGCAATAGTTGAGGATGAAACGAACTACAATACACTTACTCTTGAAATTAGCAAAGCAGGTGCTTATAGTTTTTTAAGTTCGAACGGATTTTTAGATCACATTATTATATCTAATGAATTAAAGGATCAATATATTAAAAACTCAATTGCGGTATATGACCCTCGTACTGATATTGCAAATTATGTAAATACAACTTCTGATCACGGACCAGTTATTGCCCGTTTTGAATTGAAAGCTGACATGTTATCAACGATTGATTTTGGAACTAAGAATAAATATGCTGTTAAAGCATATCCTAATCCGGTAACAGATCAACTAAATGTTGTGGTAAAAACAGAAGAAAATAAGAATTTTAAATTTAGACTTTACGATCTTCACGGTCATTTAGTAGGGAATTCTGTTGAAATTAACGGAAACCAAAATACAACCGTAATTCCGGTAAACAATTTACAATCGGGGATTTATATTTATACTTTAACCGAAAATAATAAGGTAATCTATAGTGATAAGATTATAAAAAAATAA
- a CDS encoding pseudouridine synthase, with product MYQHFILFKPYGYLSQFIYELKRKKKLLGELYDFPEGTMAIGRLDEDSEGLLLLTTDGKVSEQIRSKKVDKEYYVQVDGVITPEAIEQLQNGVEIGFDGGKYKTKPCSAFIVTEIPDFGPRAKKIRDERHGPTSWASITVNEGKFRQVRKMTAAVGFPTLRLVRVRVGNVYLQGLKAGEVLEVSDFFKLDNESI from the coding sequence ATGTATCAACATTTTATTCTTTTTAAACCTTACGGCTATCTGAGTCAATTTATATATGAATTAAAAAGAAAGAAAAAGCTTTTAGGTGAATTATATGATTTTCCGGAAGGCACAATGGCTATTGGCCGTCTGGATGAAGATTCTGAGGGATTGCTTTTATTAACTACTGACGGAAAAGTAAGCGAACAAATAAGAAGCAAAAAAGTTGATAAAGAATATTATGTTCAGGTTGATGGAGTTATTACACCAGAAGCAATTGAGCAATTACAAAATGGTGTTGAAATTGGTTTTGATGGTGGAAAATACAAAACCAAACCCTGCTCTGCTTTTATTGTCACAGAAATTCCTGATTTTGGACCAAGAGCAAAAAAAATAAGAGACGAACGCCACGGACCAACATCCTGGGCATCGATTACTGTAAATGAAGGAAAGTTTCGCCAGGTTCGAAAAATGACTGCGGCCGTTGGTTTTCCTACTTTGAGATTAGTTCGTGTTCGTGTAGGAAATGTATATTTACAGGGCTTAAAAGCAGGAGAAGTTCTTGAAGTTTCCGATTTTTTTAAATTAGATAATGAGTCAATTTGA
- a CDS encoding tRNA (cytidine(34)-2'-O)-methyltransferase gives MLNVVLVEPEIPNNTGNIGRLCVGTESRLHLIHPFGFVINDKNLKRSGLDYWVHLDVTEYQNIEEWIAQIPDQSRVFLMSSHADKSYLETDFQDGDWLVFGKESVGLSKEVLARFENHLTIPMSKLIRSFNIANSVAFVVGEAKRQIGLKV, from the coding sequence ATGCTAAACGTTGTTCTTGTAGAACCTGAAATACCTAATAATACTGGAAATATTGGACGATTATGTGTGGGTACAGAAAGTAGATTACACTTAATTCATCCTTTTGGATTTGTGATTAATGATAAAAACCTGAAACGTTCAGGATTGGATTATTGGGTACATCTTGACGTTACCGAATATCAAAATATAGAAGAATGGATTGCACAGATTCCAGATCAATCTCGTGTTTTCCTGATGAGTTCTCATGCTGACAAATCATATCTCGAAACTGATTTTCAGGATGGAGATTGGTTAGTTTTCGGAAAAGAAAGTGTTGGTTTAAGCAAGGAAGTTTTAGCCCGTTTTGAAAATCATTTAACCATTCCGATGTCAAAATTAATCAGAAGCTTTAATATTGCTAATTCAGTGGCTTTTGTAGTTGGAGAAGCTAAGAGACAGATTGGGTTGAAGGTTTAA
- a CDS encoding ABC transporter ATP-binding protein — protein sequence MKTILSTSNLSIGYKSKKETMIIAENLNLNLSSGKLISLIGANGIGKSTLLRTITGIQHPLAGNVFLNDKNINAYRPLDLAQNLSLVLTEKLPPSNLSVFELVALGRQPYTNWIGTLTQTDIEKVQEAIELTQIEHLAQKRHFEISDGQLQNVLIARALAQDTPLIILDEPTTHLDLLHKVSLFKLLKKLTKETQKCILFSTHDIDLAIQLSDEMIIMTPDLVVQDEPCNLISKGSFATLFKDEHIIFDAEKGKFIIT from the coding sequence ATGAAAACAATCTTATCGACATCAAATCTAAGCATTGGCTATAAGTCCAAGAAAGAAACTATGATTATTGCCGAAAATCTAAATTTGAATTTAAGTTCAGGAAAACTTATTTCTTTAATTGGGGCAAACGGAATAGGGAAATCGACTTTATTGAGAACTATTACAGGTATTCAGCATCCCTTGGCAGGAAATGTATTTTTGAACGATAAAAATATAAACGCTTACAGACCTTTAGATTTAGCCCAGAATTTGAGTTTAGTTTTAACCGAAAAATTACCGCCAAGTAATCTGTCTGTTTTTGAGTTAGTGGCTTTAGGACGTCAGCCTTATACTAATTGGATTGGTACCTTAACTCAAACTGATATTGAGAAAGTTCAGGAAGCCATAGAATTAACTCAAATCGAACATTTAGCTCAAAAAAGACATTTCGAAATTAGTGATGGGCAATTGCAAAACGTTTTAATTGCAAGAGCTTTGGCACAAGATACTCCGTTAATTATTTTGGATGAACCCACAACACATCTTGATTTATTACACAAAGTTTCGCTTTTCAAATTACTTAAAAAACTAACAAAGGAAACTCAAAAGTGTATTTTGTTCTCTACACATGATATTGATTTGGCGATACAATTAAGTGACGAAATGATTATTATGACGCCAGATTTAGTAGTTCAGGATGAACCTTGTAATTTAATTTCTAAAGGAAGTTTCGCAACATTGTTCAAAGACGAACATATTATTTTTGATGCCGAAAAAGGGAAGTTTATAATTACTTAA